The proteins below come from a single Juglans regia cultivar Chandler chromosome 12, Walnut 2.0, whole genome shotgun sequence genomic window:
- the LOC108999793 gene encoding probable protein phosphatase 2C 13, which yields MIVSQKMVAEAEVMCQPSLPMLDVKYHLRVATNQEHALPIDVVASPSSSSSTSADISRFESVVSCSDTIKDAVIESSAAKFVPNIRSGSYADIGTRESMEDEHIRIDDLSAHMSSFFGCFIPRAFYAVFDGHGGPDAASYMKKNAMRLFLEDADLPQTSDIDAIFLEELENSHRKAFLLADIALANECSVSSSCGTTALTALILGRHLLVANAGDCRAVLCRKGVAVDMSQDHRPSYLPERRRVEELGGYINDEYLNDLSVTRALGDWNLKFPPGSASPLIAEPDVQQVVLTEDDEFLIIGCDGIWDAMSSQYAVSLVRRGLRKHDDPQQCAMELVMEALRLNASDNLTVIVICFSSPSRVRLESSSPQRRWRSCSLSEEARRTLKSLLEGN from the exons ATGATTGTGAGCCAGAAGATGGTGGCCGAGGCCGAGGTTATGTGCCAACCGAGCCTCCCCATGCTGGACGTGAAGTACCATCTGCGCGTGGCGACCAACCAAGAACACGCTCTTCCGATCGACGTGGTGGCCTCCCCTTCCTCCTCGTCTTCGACATCCGCCGATATTTCTCGCTTCGAATCC GTTGTGAGTTGCTCGGACACCATTAAAGATGCTGTTATAGAATCTTCTGCTGCAAAGTTTGTTCCAAATATTCGTTCTGGTAGCTATGCTGACATTGGAACAAGGGAATCCATGGAGGATGAACACATTCGAATTGATGACCTATCTGCCCACATGAGTTCCTTTTTCGGGTGTTTTATACCAAGGGCATTTTATGCAGTTTTTGATGGTCATGGAGGGCCTGATGCAGCTtcatatatgaagaaaaatgcgATGAGATTATTTCTTGAAGATGCTGATTTGCCACAAACATCTGATATTGATGCCATCTTTTTAGAAGAGTTGGAGAATTCTCATCGAAAAGCTTTTTTGTTGGCAGACATTGCCTTGGCCAATGAATGCAGTGTTAGCAGTTCTTGTGGGACAACTGCACTGACTGCGCTAATACTTGGAAGGCATTTACTGGTTGCAAATGCCGGTGACTGTCGAGCAGTACTCTGCAGGAAAGGAGTAGCAGTTGACATGTCTCAGGATCATAGGCCTTCATATTTACCAGAACGGCGGCGAGTTGAGGAGTTAGGTGGATACATCAATGATGAATATCTCAATGATCTCAGTGTCACCCGAGCCCTTGGAGACTGGAACTTGAAATTCCCACCTGGTTCTGCATCGCCGCTCATTGCTGAACCAGATGTTCAACAGGTTGTATTAACAGAGGATGATGAATTCTTGATTATTGGTTGTGATGGGATCTGGGATGCGATGTCTAGCCAGTATGCAGTCAGTCTTGTCCGCCGAGGATTGAGGAAGCATGATGACCCACAGCAGTGTGCCATGGAACTAGTTATGGAAGCATTACGATTGAATGCATCCGATAATCTCACTGTGATTGTTATCTGCTTTTCCTCCCCTAGTCGTGTACGTCTTGAGTCAAGTTCTCCTCAACGAAGGTGGAGGTCATGCAGTCTTTCTGAGGAGGCTCGACGTACATTGAAGAGCTTGCTAGAAGGGAATTGA
- the LOC108994844 gene encoding polygalacturonase At1g48100-like has translation MDLARTLLVMIWITASLFFQNSSNVEGRYHYHKKQNKSSPAPPHESQNPSSPANPPSVPSDPYPNDPGSSSTNSVFDVTTFGAVGDGCTDDTAAFTAAWKAACAVESGVVLAPADYCFIITSTIFSGPCKPGLVFQVDGVLMPPDGPDSWPKADSRKQWLVFYRLDHMSFTGKGTIEGNGQKWWELPCKPHRGPNGSTMSGPCDSPALIRFFMSSNLVVSSLKIQNSPQFHMKFDGCEGVLIDKLSISSPKLSPNTDGIHIENTKTVGIYNSMIANGDDCISIGPGCSDVDIEGVTCGPSHGISIGSLGVHNSQACVSNVTVRNAVIKESDNGLRIKTWQGGMGSVTGISFENIQMENVMNCIIIDQYYCMAKACLNQTSAVHVYDISFRNIKGTYDVRKPPIHFACSDTIPCTNITLSEVELFPQEGELLDDPFCWNAYGNQETLTIPPINCLQDGEPQTVAALSAFGC, from the exons ATGGACCTCGCTCGCACGCTCCTTGTCATGATATGGATCACGGCGAGCCTTTTCTTCCAGAATTCAAGCAATGTGGAAGGAAGATACCATTACCACAAGAAGCAGAATAAAAGCTCCCCTGCTCCTCCCCATGAATCTCAAAACCCTTCATCCCCTGCTAATCCCCCTTCTGTTCCTTCTGACCCGTACCCAAATGACCCTGGAAGTTCTAGCACCAACAGTGTTTTCGATGTAACAACTTTTGGGGCAGTCGGAGATGGTTGTACCGATGACACTGCTGCATTCACAGCAGCATGGAAAGCAGCTTGTGCAGTAGAATCAGGAGTGGTCCTAGCCCCAGCTGACTATTGTTTCATAATTACTTCAACAATCTTCTCAGGGCCATGCAAGCCAGGACTTGTATTCCAA GTGGATGGAGTCCTAATGCCACCGGATGGACCAGATTCCTGGCCAAAAGCAGACAGCCGGAAACAATGGCTCGTGTTTTACCGACTTGACCACATGTCTTTCACAGGAAAAGGAACCATTGAAGGGAATGGCCAGAAGTGGTGGGAGCTCCCATGCAAGCCTCACAGG GGGCCTAATGGATCGACAATGTCAGGACCATGCGACTCTCCTGCA TTAATTAGGTTCTTCATGAGCTCaaatttggtggtcagcagtTTAAAGATCCAAAATAGTCCTCAGTTCCATATGAAATTCGACGGCTGTGAAGGAGTATTGATAGACAAATTGTCCATCTCTTCACCTAAACTTAGCCCCAATACTGATGGGATCCACATTGAGAACACCAAGACTGTTGGAATATACAACTCCATGATAGCCAATG GCGATGATTGTATTTCCATTGGACCTGGGTGTTCAGATGTTGACATTGAGGGTGTAACTTGCGGGCCTAGTCACGGGATAAG CATTGGAAGCCTTGGAGTGCACAATTCCCAGGCATGTGTTTCTAACGTAACAGTCAGAAACGCAGTCATCAAGGAATCGGACAATGGGCTCAGAATCAAGACATGGCAAGGTGGGATGGGTTCTGTGACAGGCATATCATTCGAGAACATCCAAATGGAGAATGTCATGAACTGCATAATCATAGACCAGTATTACTGCATGGCAAAGGCATGTTTAAACCAAACATCAGCAGTACATGTCTACGACATTTCCTTCAGGAACATAAAGGGCACCTACGATGTGCGCAAGCCCCCCATACATTTTGCATGCAGTGACACAATTCCCTGCACAAATATAACACTCTCAGAGGTGGAACTTTTCCCACAGGAAGGGGAGCTGTTGGATGATCCATTCTGCTGGAATGCCTACGGAAATCAGGAAACCTTGACTATACCTCCCATTAATTGCTTGCAAGATGGGGAACCTCAGACTGTGGCAGCGCTCTCAGCATTTGGATGCTAA
- the LOC108994816 gene encoding probable boron transporter 2, producing MEETFVPFRGIRNDLRGRLMCYRQDWTGGFRTGFRILAPTTYIFFASAIPVISFGEQLERDTDGVLTAVQTLASTALCGIIHSIIGGQPLLILGVAEPTVIMYTFMYNFAKDRPDLGSKLFLAWTGWVCVWAAILLFLLAILGACSIINRFTRLAGELFGLLIAMLFMQEAIRGLVGEFRLPERENPKSIEFQPSWRFANGMFALVLSFGLLLTAIRSRKARSWRYGSGWLRGFVADYGVPLMVLVWTAVSYLTAGSIPKGIPRRLFSPNPWSPGAYENWTVIKDMLNVPVLYIIGAFIPATMIAVLYYFDHSIASQLAQQKEFNLRKPSSYHYDLLLLGFMVILCGLIGIPPSNGVIPQSPMHTKALATLKHQLLRNRLVATARMSIRNNASLGQLYGSMQEAYQQMQSPLIYQERSARGLKELKNSTIQMASSMGNIDVPVDESVFDVEKEIDDLLPVEVKEQRLSNLLQAIMIGGCVAAMPVLKKIPTSVLWGYFAFMAIESLPGNQFWERVLLLFTAPSRRYKVLEEYHATFVETVPFKTIAIFTIFQTAYLLLCFGVTWVPIAGVLFPLMIMLLVPVRLYILPKLFKAAHLQDLDAAEYEEVPALPFNLTTEGVMSRAASFADDGEILDGMVTRSRGEIRRMCSLKVTSCNATPSKEFRSIQSPRLLDKVYSPRISELRVDQSPQLGGGGPFSPSTGGTRASNLGKTG from the exons ATGGAGGAGACGTTTGTGCCATTTCGTGGTATCAGGAATGACCTTCGTGGGAGGCTGATGTGTTACAGACAAGACTGGACAGGTGGTTTCAGGACAGGCTTCAG GATTTTGGCCCCCACCACATATATATTCTTCGCATCAGCAATCCCAGTGATTTCATTTGGAGAACAGTTGGAAAGAGATACAG ATGGGGTTTTAACAGCAGTTCAAACATTAGCTTCTACAGCACTATGTGGAATTATACATTCAATCATAGGAGGTCAGCCTCTGCTGATTCTTGGAGTGGCAGAACCAACTGTAATTATGTATACATTTATGTACAATTTTGCTAAAGACAGGCCAGATTTGGGATCAAAGCTCTTTTTAGCATGGACTGGATg GGTATGTGTGTGGGCTGCGATATTGCTGTTCCTGCTGGCTATCTTAGGGGCTTGCTCCATTATTAATAGGTTTACTCGGCTAGCAGGGGAATTATTTGGCCTCCTTATCGCAATGCTCTTCATGCAAGAAGCTATAAGA GGACTTGTTGGTGAATTTCGCCTACCTGAAAGAGAAAATCCGAAGTCAATTGAGTTTCAGCCTTCATGGAGATTTGCAAATGGAATGTTTGCTTTGGTCCTGTCATTTGGTCTTCTGCTTACCGCAATAAGAAGCCGAAAAGCAAGGTCTTGGCGGTATGGGTCTG GATGGCTACGAGGCTTCGTTGCAGATTATGGTGTGCCACTAATGGTCCTAGTTTGGACTGCTGTTTCCTATCTAACTGCTGGAAGTATTCCGAAAGGAATCCCTAGACGCCTCTTTAGTCCAAATCCATGGTCACCGGGTGCATACGAGAATTGGACTGTTATTAAG GACATGCTAAATGTGCCGGTTCTCTATATAATTGGGGCTTTCATTCCTGCAACAATGATTGCAGTGCTTTACTACTTTGACCACAGTATAGCTTCCCAACTCGCTCAGCAGAAAGAATTCAACTTGAGGAAACCCTCCTCTTATCATTATGATTTACTTCTTCTGGGGTTCATG GTCATATTGTGTGGTCTGATAGGGATCCCTCCATCAAATGGTGTTATTCCACAGTCTCCAATGCATACTAAAGCTCTGGCTACGCTGAAGCACCAG TTACTTCGAAATCGACTAGTAGCAACAGCACGCATGTCTATTAGAAATAATGCAAGCTTGGGGCAATTGTATGGAAGCATGCAGGAAGCCTATCAACAGATGCAGAGTCCATTAATTTACCAGGAACGGTCGGCTAGG GGATTAAAGGAATTGAAAAACTCAACAATTCAAATGGCTTCAAGTATGGGGAATATAGATGTCCCAGTTGATGAGAGTGTGTTTGATGTTGAGAAAGAAATCGATGATTTACTGCCCGTTGAGGTGAAAGAACAGCGACTCAGTAACCTGCTTCAAGCAATAATGATCGGAGGATGTGTTGCAGCCATGCCTGTCCTCAAGAAGATCCCAACCTCAGTCCTCTGGGGCTATTTTGCCTTCATGGCCATTGAAAGCCTCCCTGGTAACCAGTTTTGGGAAAGGGTCTTATTGCTCTTCACGGCTCCAAGCAGAAGATACAA AGTGCTTGAGGAGTACCATGCCACTTTTGTGGAAACTGTACCTTTCAAGACAATTGCAATATTTACAATCTTCCAGACTGcatatcttcttctttgttttgggGTTACATGGGTTCCAATTGCTGGCGTTCTGTTCCCTTTAATGATTATGCTTTTGGTTCCTGTGAGGCTATACATTTTGCCAAAGCTTTTTAAAGCGGCACATCTTCAAGATTTAGATGCAGCAGAGTATGAAGAGGTGCCAGCTTTACCATTCAACCTAACAACT GAGGGGGTGATGAGTCGGGCAGCTTCTTTTGCAGATGATGGAGAGATTCTAGATGGGATGGTAACCCGTAGTCGGGGTGAGATTAGACGGATGTGCAGTCTTAAGGTAACAAGCTGCAATGCAACACCCTCCAAAGAATTTAGAAGTATTCAGAGTCCACGGCTGTTGGATAAAGTATACAGCCCTCGCATAAGTGAACTTAGAGTGGATCAAAGCCCTCAGCTTGGTGGAGGAGGGCCATTTAGTCCGAGCACCGGAGGAACAAGAGCATCTAATTTAGGGAAAACTGGTTAG